Part of the Allofrancisella frigidaquae genome is shown below.
AGAAATGCAACAAATTAAAAAGTTAGGCAATTTTGAAACTATTGATTTATTTAACTCAAATGGCAAACTTTTTGCAGAAATGAATCTAAAAGAAAAATTTGTCAAGCTATCAGAAGAAGAAGCATTTAAGCTTTTAGTAACAGATGCTCTATTGTTTAAAAGGCCACTAGTAATTGATGGTAACTATGCTAGAACAGGGTGGAATAAAAAAGAGTATGAAGAGATGTGGGGTTA
Proteins encoded:
- a CDS encoding arsenate reductase family protein, whose product is MIKVFGINNCTSVRNALKFFEEKGKKVEYVNLRKEKPTWREMQQIKKLGNFETIDLFNSNGKLFAEMNLKEKFVKLSEEEAFKLLVTDALLFKRPLVIDGNYARTGWNKKEYEEMWG